Genomic DNA from Planktomarina temperata RCA23:
GGTTTTCCACAAAGGCGATATTGGTGCTGACCCCGCGAATCCTAAATTCGCGTAACGCCCGGTCCATACGCGCAATGGCCGCCTCAGGGGTGGGCGCCCAAGCGGTGACTTTTTCCAGCAGGCTGTCATAATAGCGGGTAATCACAGCGCCCGAATAGGCCGTGCCGCCATCCAGGCGAATCCCCATACCCGTCGCGCCGCGATAGGCGGTGATGCGACCGTAATCAGGGATGAAATTATTTGACGGATCTTCCGTGGTCACGCGGCATTGAATGGCATGGCCGTCCAGCCGCACATCGTCTTGGCTGGCCGTGCCTGTGGCTTCGGCCAGAGGTTTTCCCTCTGCTATGAGGATTTGCGCCCGGACGATGTCGATGCCGGTGACCTCTTCTGTCACGGTATGCTCCACCTGCACCCGTGGGTTCACCTCAATGAAATAAAATTCCTGGCTGTCCATATCCATCAAGAACTCAACGGTTCCGGCGCATTCATAATTTACATGGTCGCAGATTTTCTTGCCCAGAGCGCAAATCTCAGCCCGCTGTGCCTCGGTCAGATAGGGGGCCGGCGCGCGCTCAACGACTTTTTGGTTGCGGCGTTGAACCGAGCAATCGCGCTCAAAGAGATGATAGATCTCGCCGAATTTATCGCCCAAGATTTGCACTTCCACATGGCGAGCCCGTTGGATCATCCGCTCCAGATAGCCCTCACCATTGCCAAAGGCCGCCTCGGCTTCGCGCCGGCCTTCTAACACCTTCTCTTCCAACTCCTCAGCATTATATATCGGCCGCATTCCGCGTCCGCCGCCGCCCCAGCTGGCTTTGAGCATCAATGGGTAGCCAATTTTTGCCGCCTCTGCTCGGATTGCATCCATATCAGTGCCAAGAACATCAGTGGCGGGAACAACCGGCACATGGGCCTCAATCGCCACGCGGCGCGCGCTGGCCTTGTCGCCCAGCTGGCGCATAGTTTCCGCCTTAGGGCCGATAAAGGCAATGCCCGCTGCGGTGCAGGCATCTACAAAATCGGGGTTCTCGGACAGAAGACCATAGCCGGGATGGATCGCATCCGCGCCGCATGCCTTGGCCACGCGCAAAATTTCCTCAATGCTCAAATAGGCGGCCACTGGCCCTAGGCCTTCGCCGATCTTATAGGCTTCATCTGCCTTGAAACGATGCAGGCCGAGCTTGTCCTCTTCGGCATAGACGGCCACCGTGCGCTTGCCCAATTCATTTGCCGCGCGCATGATGCGAATTGCAATTTCACCGCGATTGGCAATCAGGATTTTTTTGAAGTCGGCCATGGGTATTCCTCGCTACAATGCAGTTGCAGCATTTAAAGCCAGAATTCCCATGGTTACAAATTGTTTTTTAAGTTATTCTCATCAAAATTCGCTCTTTTTACAGATTTTTACGTCTGTAAAATTCAAGTTTCGATCCGGTTAAATATGCGAATATGTCAATATTTATGGAGCAAATCCGGTAAATCACTCAAATGGGTTGCTGCAATTTGGATCATATTTGAATTTAGATCATCCACCAACATATCGTATAAATGCGCTGGACCTTTTGCGCCAATGGCCCCAAGCGCATAGTGCCAAGCCCGACCCATCATGACGAAATCTGAGCCCAATGCGAGCGCCCGCAGCATGTCCAATCCCCCCTCAATGCCGCTGTCGAAAATGAGCGGTAGATTGGTCGCCGCTTTGACGGCTGGCAGCATATCAATCGCTGCAGGGCTTCCGGCAAATTGCCGGCCTGCGTGGTTGGAGACCCAAACCGCATCCACGCCAAGCCCCTCCAAAGGCGCCGCGTCATCGGGGCACATCACGCCCTTGACAATTAAGGGCCCATCCCAAGCGTCGCGCAAGAGCTTCACATAGCTGTGATCGGGTGCGGTGCGCAGCAGATATCCGACGTGGTTGTTCGAGGGCAGGGAGGCCACGCTTTCCATGACCGCCTTGCCGTAGGTTTCAATCATTTTCATGCGTGGCTTGCCGTTGAGGGCTGTGCGCAGCGCCCATTCAGGACAGCCTGCCACCTGCGCCAAAATGCGGGGAGTGAGGCGGGGAGGCTGCACCAACCCGCCGCGTATTTGCCGTTCGCGCCGCGATTGAGCTGGCACGTCGATGGTCACGACCAAAGTGGTAAAGCCCGCATTTTTCACCCGCTGGATCATATCATTGCGAATGGCCTCATCGCGCGGCGGGTACATCTGAAACCAACCCATATCGCCCAGATAGGGGGCCACGTCTTCGGGTGTTGTGGTCGCAACGGTTGACATGCCGTAGGGGATTTTTGCGCCCGCAGCAAACCCAGCCAGCGTTTTTTCCGCGCCCGGCCACATCAAGCCTGACATGCCAACTGGCGCAATGCCGAAGGGGGCGGAATAGGATTTACCAAGAAACTCCGTCGCCAATTGCGGTTTGATTTCGCCGCGCAGCCCGCGCGGGACAAAATGAATCGCGTCCAAAGCGGAGCGATTGCGATGCAATGTGCTTTCATCACCCGTGGCGCTGTCGAGATATTCCCAAGCAAAATGCGGAATTCTCTTGCGCGCTTTGGAGCACAGGTCGGAAATGGCGGGGTATTTTGAGTTAAGATCCATATGCAAGCGCTTACATCATTTAAATTGCGAGTTTAAGCCTTATTTTCGCTTTGCTTTGCATTTTTAAGAAAACATAAGAACACAACGCGAACAATTGTTTCACTTTGGCGCAAATGTCGCTAGATTACCTGCATGAGCAGTTTTGATGAATCAGAGGCCTTTGAGGCCGCCGCCTCCCCCAGCTTGAGTCAAATGGCCATGGCTACCCGTCCCACGCCCTATATGGATGGGCTCAATCCGGCGCAGCGCGCGGCGGTGGAGCAGCTCGGCGGACCTGTGTTGATGCTGGCGGGGGCAGGGACAGGTAAGACCAAAGCGCTCACCGCCCGCATCGCGCATTTGCTCAATACCGGCACGGCGCGCCCCCATGAAATTCTCGCGGTCACCTTTACCAATAAGGCTGCGCGCGAGATGAAAGATCGGGTGAGCCATTTGATTGGTCAGGTGGAGGGCATGCCTTGGATGGGCACCTTTCACTCAATCTGTGTGAAAATCCTACGCCGTCATGCGGAATTGGCGGGGCTGAAAAGCAATTTCACCATTCTGGACAGCGACGATCAGCTGCGGTTGATGAAGCAATTGATCGCCGCGGCGCAGATTGACGACAAACGCTGGCCGGCACGGCAATTGGCGAGCATCATTGACGGCTGGAAAAACCGAGCCTGGACGCCGGGGCAAGTTCCAGCCTCTGAGGCGGGCGCTTATGATCACAAGGGCGTTGAGCTCTACGGTCAATATCAAAGACGTTTGCGCGAATTGAATGCTGCAGATTTTGGCGACTTGCTGTTGCATGTGGTGACAATTTTCCAAGAACACAGCGAAGTCTTGGCACAATACCAGAGGTTTTTTCGCTATATTTTGGTGGACGAATATCAAGACACCAATGTGGCGCAATATTTGTGGCTCAGGCTCTTGGCACAGGGGCATCAGAATATTTGCTGCGTTGGCGATGATGATCAGTCGATTTATGGCTGGCGCGGTGCGGAAGTCGGGAATATTTTGCGGTTTGAGACCGATTTTCCCGGTGCGCATGTGGTGCGTCTGGAGCAGAACTACCGCTCCACGCCGCATATTCTGGCTGCGGCCAGCGCAGTGATTGATGGCAATAAAGGCCGTTTGGGCAAGACGCTTTGGACCGAAAAGGAAGAGGGCGAAAAGCTGCGGCTAATTGGCCATTGGGATGGCGAGGAAGAGGCGCGCTGGATTGGCGAGGAGATCGAGGCGGCGCAGTGCGGCACGCGGGGACAAGCGGCCTTTGATCTCGATCGTATGGCGATTTTGGTGCGCGCCTCCCATCAAATGCGCGCTTTTGAGGATCGCTTTTTGACCATCGGTCTGCCCTATCGTGTGATTGGCGGGCCTAGGTTTTACGAGCGGATGGAAATCCGAGATGCTATGGCCTATTTTCGTCTGGCGGTCAGCACCGACGATGATTTGGCCTTTGAACGCATCGTCAACACGCCCAAGCGTGGGCTGGGCGACAAGGCGCAGCAGAAAATCCAAACTGCCGCGCGCAGCAATGGCGTGTCTTTGGTCGAAGGCGCGCGGATATTGCTGGCGGCAAAAGATTTGGGCGGCAAGGGTGCCGTGGAATTGGCGCGCCTGATCGATGGCATTGACCGCTGGCACGCGCAGATTCGTCAGCAGGCCGATACTCATGTTGAGCTGGCGGAAATCATCCTCGATGAAAGTGGCTACACCACCCATTGGCAAAATGACAAAACGCCTGAGGCGCCGGGGCGCTTGGAAAACCTCAAAGAGCTGGTCAAGGCTTTGGAAGGGTTTGAAAATCTGCAAGGGTTTTTGGAGCATGTCAGCCTGATCATGGACAATGAACAGCAATCGGATGGGGCAAAGGTCTCGATTATGACACTGCACGCGGCCAAGGGCCTCGAATTTCCGATGGTGTTTTTGCCCGGTTGGGAAGATGGTCTCTTTCCCTCGCAGCGCTCAATGGATGAAAGCGGTCTTAAGGGATTGGAGGAGGAGCGGCGACTGGCCTATGTGGGCATCACCCGCGCGGAAGAAATTTGCACGATTTCTTTTGCCGCAAATCGCCGGGTCTACGGGCAGTGGCAATCGGCTTTGCCAAGCCGGTTTATTGACGAGCTGCCAAGTGCGCATGTGGATGTGCTGACGCCGCCCGGGCTTTATGGTGGCAGTTTCGGAGCCGCCGGTATGGCCTCAAGCGCTAACCCTGCGGTGCAGGAGGCGGCAGGCAGCACGATATTTGAACGGGCCAGCAAGGCGGATGTGTATAATTCCCCCGGCTGGCGGCGCTTGCAAGAGCGCAGCAGTCAACGCGGAATGCGCCAACCGGCACAAGCCAGCCATATGACCATCGATATGACGGCAGTTTCGGCCTTTTGTGTGGGCGACCGCGTGTTTCACCAAAAATTTGGCTATGGCGAAGTGCTGACCATTGAGGGCGATAAGCTGGACATTGAATTTGACAAGGCGGGCTCAAAGAAGGTGGTAGCGCAATATATCCAAAGTGCCGATACGGTTGGCGACGCACCTTTTTAGGACTTTGAGTGGTGAATTTTTCTTGAGTGGCGCGCTCGGATGCGCCACAAAATCTGCATATTCATAGCATGAAGGCGCGCGGCAATGATTCAAAATGAAGAGCCTGTAATTGCCAACTCC
This window encodes:
- a CDS encoding alpha-hydroxy acid oxidase, with the translated sequence MDLNSKYPAISDLCSKARKRIPHFAWEYLDSATGDESTLHRNRSALDAIHFVPRGLRGEIKPQLATEFLGKSYSAPFGIAPVGMSGLMWPGAEKTLAGFAAGAKIPYGMSTVATTTPEDVAPYLGDMGWFQMYPPRDEAIRNDMIQRVKNAGFTTLVVTIDVPAQSRRERQIRGGLVQPPRLTPRILAQVAGCPEWALRTALNGKPRMKMIETYGKAVMESVASLPSNNHVGYLLRTAPDHSYVKLLRDAWDGPLIVKGVMCPDDAAPLEGLGVDAVWVSNHAGRQFAGSPAAIDMLPAVKAATNLPLIFDSGIEGGLDMLRALALGSDFVMMGRAWHYALGAIGAKGPAHLYDMLVDDLNSNMIQIAATHLSDLPDLLHKY
- a CDS encoding ATP-dependent helicase yields the protein MSSFDESEAFEAAASPSLSQMAMATRPTPYMDGLNPAQRAAVEQLGGPVLMLAGAGTGKTKALTARIAHLLNTGTARPHEILAVTFTNKAAREMKDRVSHLIGQVEGMPWMGTFHSICVKILRRHAELAGLKSNFTILDSDDQLRLMKQLIAAAQIDDKRWPARQLASIIDGWKNRAWTPGQVPASEAGAYDHKGVELYGQYQRRLRELNAADFGDLLLHVVTIFQEHSEVLAQYQRFFRYILVDEYQDTNVAQYLWLRLLAQGHQNICCVGDDDQSIYGWRGAEVGNILRFETDFPGAHVVRLEQNYRSTPHILAAASAVIDGNKGRLGKTLWTEKEEGEKLRLIGHWDGEEEARWIGEEIEAAQCGTRGQAAFDLDRMAILVRASHQMRAFEDRFLTIGLPYRVIGGPRFYERMEIRDAMAYFRLAVSTDDDLAFERIVNTPKRGLGDKAQQKIQTAARSNGVSLVEGARILLAAKDLGGKGAVELARLIDGIDRWHAQIRQQADTHVELAEIILDESGYTTHWQNDKTPEAPGRLENLKELVKALEGFENLQGFLEHVSLIMDNEQQSDGAKVSIMTLHAAKGLEFPMVFLPGWEDGLFPSQRSMDESGLKGLEEERRLAYVGITRAEEICTISFAANRRVYGQWQSALPSRFIDELPSAHVDVLTPPGLYGGSFGAAGMASSANPAVQEAAGSTIFERASKADVYNSPGWRRLQERSSQRGMRQPAQASHMTIDMTAVSAFCVGDRVFHQKFGYGEVLTIEGDKLDIEFDKAGSKKVVAQYIQSADTVGDAPF